From Streptomyces sp. NBC_01551:
TGAGGCTGGTCTGGACGCGGTCGCGGCGGGCGGCGCGGACGGCGGCCAGGGTCTCGGGGGCCAGCACCAGCAGGGCGATGATCACACCGACGACCGCGCCCGGCAGGCCCGCGCTGGCGACGCCCGCCTCGATGGTGGGTGAGACGGCCTTGGCGTCGCCGACGACGGCGACGAGCGCGACGAGCAGCAGCCCGAGGCTGATCAGGGCGTCCCGGGCGGAGGGCGGATCGGCGTGGCCCTCGTCCTCGGGACCGGGGGAGGCCGCGCCCGCCCCGGCCGGACGGCTCTGGGCGGCGCCGGTGTCGACGGGCAGGAAGTAGTCCCGGTGGCGGACGGTCTGCACCGCGATGAACACCCCGTACAGGCAGAGCGAGGCGACCGCGGCGAAGGCGAGCTGGGCGGTGGAGAACTCGGGTCCGGGCTTGCTGGTGGTGAAGGTGGGCAGCACGAGGCTGAGTACGGCCAGGGTGGCGACGGTGGCCAGGGCCGCGCCGGAGCCCTCGGCGTTGAAGACGGCCACCCGGTTGCGCAGGGCGCCGACGAGCAGGGACAGGCCGACGATGCCGTTGCAGGTGATCATGACGGCGGCGAAGACGGTGTCGCGGGCGAGCGAGGAGGTCTTCGGGCCGCCGTCCGCCATCAGGGTGACGATGAGCGCCACTTCGATGACAGTGACGGCGACCGCGAGGACGAGCGAGCCGAAGGGTTCGCCGACGCGGAGTGCGACGACCTCGGCGTGGTGGACGGCCGCCAGCACCGCGCCACCGAGGCAGACGGCGACCAGCGCCACCACGCCTGAGGGCAGGTCGCGTCCCCAGCTGAAGATCAGCGCCACGAGCGCCACCACGGGGACCACGAGGGTCCAGTCGGTCAGGGGGGATTTGCTCGTTGCCGTACTCATATCGCCCAAGTTGCCAGAAGTGTCCTCCAGGTGCGGCGCATCGCGCGCTCCCGGGGCGTTGACGTGGCACTTCTCACGCCGTGCCGGGCGTGGCGAGTACGGTGACGAGGGCCCGGCGGTGGCCGCCGTCAGAGCCGGCGCTGGGCCGACTCGACCATGTCGTCGAGGCCCACGTTGAAGGCGATCGCGGCGTCGGGCGCGTGGCGTCGCACCAGGTTCACGATGGACTCGAAGAGCGGGAGCAGTTCCGGCGTCTTGCGCAGACCGCCGCCGACCACGACGACGTCCCAGGGGCGCTCGGCGAGCGCGGCGACGATCACGGACTCGGCCGACCCGTCGAAGACGAGCAGCGTCATGGCCGCGTCGATGCCGTGCTCGCCGAAACGGGCGAGCTCCTTGTCGAGGGAGGCGCGGAAGGGCTCCACGTCGATGCCGGGGACCGCGACCGGGTCTATACCGAGGACGAGTGCAGTAGACATACCGTCAGATTACCCAAGCGGTACGTCACATCGCGCGCTCGCGTCCCTCCCAGTACGGGTCGCGCAGCCGCCGCTTGTACAGCTTGCCGTTCGGGTCACGCGGCATCGTCTCGATGAAGTCGACCGTCCGGGGCCGCTTGTAGCCGGCCAGCTGCCGCTCGCAGTGGTGCAGGATCTCGGCGGCCAGCGCGGCACTCGCGGCGAAGCCCTCCGCCGGCTCGATGACCGCCTTGACCTCCTCGCCCCAGTCGGCGTGCGGGATGCCGAAGGCGGCGGCGTCGGCGACCGCCGGGTGGGTGAGCAGGGCGGACTCGATCTCGGCGGGGTAGATGTTGACCCCGCCCGAGATGATCATGTCGATCTTGCGGTCCCGGAGGAAGAGGTAGCCCTCCTCGTCCATCAGGCCGAGGTCCCCGACCGTGAAGAAGTCGCCGATGCGGTTCCCCCGCGTCTTGACCTCGTCCTTGTGGTAGCTGAAGCCTCCGGTCCGCATCTTGATGTAGACGGTGCCGAGTTCGCCGGGCGGCAGCCGGTTGCCGTCGTCGTCGAAGATGGCGAGTTCGCTGATCGGCCAGGCCTTGCCGACGGTTCCCGGCTTCTTCAGCCAGTCCTCGGCGGTGGCGAAGGCGCCGCCGCCCTCGCTGGCCGCGTAGTACTCCTCCACGCAGCTGCCCCACCAGTCGATCATCGCCCGCTTGACGTGGTCGGGACAGGGCGCGGCGCCGTGGATGGCGTGCCGCATCGAGGAGACGTCGTGGGCGTCCTTCGTCTCCTGCGGGAGCGCGAGGAGGCGGTGGAACTGGGTGGGGACCATGTGGGTGTGCGTGCACGCGTGAGTGTCGATCAGGCGCAGCATCTGGGCCGGGGTCCACTTGTCCATCAGGACCAGCGGGTGCCCGATGTGCAGGGAGGCGCCCGCGAACTGGAGTACGGCGGTGTGGTAGAGCGGCGAGCAGACCAGGTGGACGTTGCCGTCGAAGGGGCGGATGCCGAAGATGCCGAGGAATCCGCCGAGGTAGGTCTCCTCCGGGAGCTTGCCGGGCAGCGGGCGGCGGATGCCGCGCGGGCGGCCGGTGGTGCCGGAGGTGTAGTTCATGACCCAGCCGAGGGTGCGGTCCTCGGGAGCCGTGGCGGGCTGTCCGTCGAGGAGTTCGCCGTACGGCCGGAAACCCGCGACCTGTCCGACGGCGTAGCGGTGGCTCGCGGGGAGCCCGGCCTCGTCGGCGGCGTCGGTGGCGGCGTCGGCGAAGCGCTCGTGGGCGATGAGGACCTTGGCGCCGGAGTCGGAGACGATCCAGGCGATCTCGGGGCCGACGAGGTGGTGGTTGACCGGCACCAGGTAGAAGCCGGCCTGGGAGGCGGCGAGGTAGGCGGTGAAGAACTCGACGCCGTTGGGCAGGACGACGGCGAAGACGTCGCCCGGCTCCATCCCGGCGGCGCGCAGGCCGTGGACGAGGCGGTTGACGTCGGCGTGCAGGCGGCCGGCGCTCCACTCCTCGCCGTCGGGGGCGATCAGTACGGTGCGGCCGGGGTCGGCGGCGGCCTGGGCCCAGAAGCCGTTGGGGGCCTGCTCTTCGGCTGACGTCACGCTCATGCGGCTCACTCCTCAGGCCCGGCCGGCGATGCGGTTGATGCGGTCGATGGCGCGTTCGAACCCGCTGGTGAGGTCGTCGAAGACGGCCTGGACGTCGCGTTCGGAGTTCATCCGGCCGACGATCTGCCCGACGGGGGTGCCGAGCAGCGGCTGGACCTCGTACTTCTGGATCCGCGAGACGGCCTCGGCGACGAGCAGCCCCTGGAGCGGCATGGGCAGCGCGCCGGGGCCGTCCGGGTCGTCCCAGGCGTCGGTCCACTCGGTGCGCAGCTGGCGGGCGGGCTTGCCGGTGAGGGCGCGGGAGCGGACGGTGTCGCCGGATCCGGCGGCGAGCAGCTTCTCGGTGAGGGCGCGGGAGTGCAGGTCGGCCTCGGTGGTGGTGAGCCAGAGGGAGCCGAGCCAGGCGCCCTGGGCGCCTAGGGCGAGTCCGGCGGCGATCTGCTCGCCGCTGCCGATGCCGCCGGCGGCGAGGACGGGGAGCGGGGCGACGGCCTCGGCGATCTCGGGGACCAGGACCATGGTGGCGATGTCACCGGTGTGGCCGCCGGCCTCGTAGCCCTGGGCGACGACGATGTCGATGCCGGCCTCGGCGTGGCGGCGGGCGTGCTTGGCGCTGCCGGCGAGGGCGGCGACGAGGACGCCGTGGTCGTGGGCGCGCGCGATGACGTCGGCGGGCGGGGAACCGAGGGCGTTCGCCAGGAGTTTGATGGGGTAGTCGAAGGCGACGTCGAGCTGGTTGCGGGCGACCTGCTCCATCCAGCCGGTGATCCGCCAGCCGGAGGCCTCGCCCTCGGCCAGTTCGGGTACGTGGTGCTTGGCGAGGATGTCGCGGACGAACTCGCGGTGCCCGGCCGGGATCATCGCCTCGATGTCGGCTTCGCTGATGCCGTCGACGGCCTTCTTGGCGGGCATCACGACGTCGAGGCCGTACGGCTTGCCGTCGGTGTGCTCCTGCATCCAGTCGAGGTCGCGCTTGAGGTCGTCGGGGGCGGTGTAGCGGACCGCGCCGAGGACGCCGAGGCCGCCGGCGCGGGTGATGGCAGCGGCGACCGCCGGGAAGGGCGTGAAGCCGAAGATGGCGTGCTCGACTCCCAGTTTCTTGCTCAGCTCCGTCTCCATGGGGCGCAGGATGCCGCAGGGCGGCGGCCGAGGGAAGAGATTTTCTGATGCTGTGTCAGATTCTTTGACGGCCGGTCGGTGCGGGGGGTGCGCGGCGGGCGGGCAGATACTTCGGGAGGGTGCGACAGCGGACAGGAGGGCCGGCATGGACGGGGTCACGGGGGCGGTCGGGAACGGCGGCGAAGGCGGCAACGGCAGCGGTCGCGGGAAAGCAGCCACACCGGCACCCGCCGACCCACCCGCCGGCACATGGACCAGCGCGGACGCCGGCAGGAGTACGAGCACGCCGACCGGTACGGGGACCAGCCTGACCGCCGGCACAGGCACCAGCACACCCGTCGGCACGGGCACGCCCGCCGGTACAGGGGCCGGTGCGGGGGCTGCCGGAGTCCGGGCGCCCGGACTGAGCCGGCGCCGACTCGGCGCGCGGTTGCTCGCGCTCGGCGGGGTGCTCGTCCTGCACGCCGCGCTGCCCGGGTCGGCCGGGGCCGCGGGAAGCCCCGCCGAGCGGCGGGCCCTTCAGGGCCTGCGGCTGCGGTACGGGTCCGCCCGCCAGGCCGGGTTGCTGGACGCCCACCTGGAAGGGGTGGCGGACGAGGCGAGGCGGTTCCTGGGTCCATCCCCCGAACACCCTTACTACGCCGGTGCGGTGGTCCTCGCCGGGCGGGGCCGCACGGTCGCGCTGCACCGGGCGATGGGCCACGCCGTCCGGTACGCGGAGTACGACGGACGGACCGACCGGGTCCGGGAGTTCCCGGAGGCCGAGCGCATCCCGATGGCCGAGGACACGGTGTTCGACCTGGCCTCGCTGACCAAGCTGTTCACCTCGATCCTGGCCGTGCAGCAGATGGAGCGGGGCCGGCTGGAGCTGGAGGCCCCGGTGGTCCGGTACCTGCCGGAGTTCACCGGGGGCGGCAAGGAAGCCGTCACGGTCCGCCAGCTGCTGACGCACACCTCGGGGCTGCGCTCGTGGGCGCCCTTCTACCAGCAGCCCACCCGGGAGGCGCAGCTGAGGCTGCTGTGGTCGGTGCGACCGCAGGACACTCCGGGGACGGTGTACAGGTACTCCGACCTCAACCTGATCTCGCTCCAGCTGCTCCTGGAACGGATCACCGGTCGCACTTTGGACGCCCTGCTCCACGACGAGATCACCGCTCCGCTCGGGATGCACCGCACTCGGTACAACCCGCCGCTCTCCTGGCGCCGGGTCACCGCCGCCACCGAGGTGCAGCGGCCGCCCTGGTCCGGCCTGGACCGCGGGCTGGTGTGGGGCGAGGTCCACGACGAGAACGCGTACGCCCTCGGCGGCGTCGCCGGCCACGCGGGCGTCTTCGGCACCGCCTGGGACCTGGCCGTCCTGGCCCGCGCCCTGCTCGACGGCGGCGTCTACGCGGGCAAGCGCATCCTGCGCCCCGCCTCCGTGGAGCTGCTCTTCACGGACTACAACACCGCGTTCCCAGGCGACGACCACGGCCTCGGCTTCGAGCTCTACCAGCACTGGTACATGGGCGCGATGGCCACCCCGCACTCCGCCGGCCACACCGGTTTCACCGGCACCTCGATCGTCCTGGACCCCTCGACCGACTCGTTCCTGGTCCTGCTCGGCAACTCCGTCCACCCCGTACGCACCTGGCGCGCCGGCAGCGCCCCCCGGGTGGCGGTCGGCAACCGGTTCGCCCGCGCCGTCCCGGTCCGTACCCGGCACGGCGGCCCGGCCTGGTTCTCCGGGATCACCCCGGGCGGCTCGGGGACCCTCACCCTGCCGCCGGTCGCCCCGGCCACGGGCGCGGCCCGGCTGCGCTGCGCCGTGTGGTGGGACACCGTCCCCGGCGAGGGCTCCTTCCACCTGGAGGCCTCGGCCGACGGCGCGACCTGGGAGCCGCTGCCCTTCAGCACGGTGCGGACCACCGGCGGAACCCCGGAGCAGTGGCCGTCCGGCTCCGCGGGCGGCTGGTCGGGCCGCATGTGGCACCGCCTCGAAGCCCCGCTCCCGTCCTGGGCGGGCCGCGAGGTGCGACTGCGCTTCCGGCACACCGCGACCGGCCGCTACGTCGGTCGGGGGATCTACGTGGACGTCGTACGGGTGGCGGAACCGGCACGGCTCCTCTTCGCCGAGGACCGCCCCCGCGACGCGGCCCGCGTCGAGGCCACCGGCTGGACCAAGTCGGCCGACTAGCCGGGGATGACGCGGTACGGCGCGTGAGGACGCTAGCCGCGTCCGCGCGGCTTGCCGCGGCGGGCGCCGCCGCCCTTGACGCCCTTGGCACCCTTGGCGCCACCGGAACCACCGGAACCGCCGGAACCGCCCCGGGGGTTCTTGCCGGTGGACTTGCCCGTCGCCTTGCCGCCCGCGGGCTTGCGCCGCGCCCCGGCGCCCTGGTCGGGCCGCTTGGCCTTCGACTCCGTGGCCGGGGCCGGCGGCTTGCCGCGCCCCCGCGAGCTGTTGACGGTCCGCCCCCGGACGATCCCGATGAACTCCTCCACCAGGTCGGTGGTCTCGTCCTCCAGCCACGACAGCGCGACGCGCGACTCGGGCGCGTCCGAGACGGGCCGGTAGGTGAGGTCCTTGCGGTGGTGCAGGCGCGCCAGCGACTGCGGGACGACGAGCACGCCGATCCCCGCCGCCACCAGCTCGATGGCGTCCGCCGTCGTGGCGGGGCGCTCGATCGCGGGCTTCCCGGGCAGCCGCTCCCAGTCCAGGGTGTCGTCCATCGGGTGCAGCACGATCTCGTCGGCCAGGTCCTCGGTGGAGATCTCCTCGACCGCCGCCACGACGTGGTCCTTCGGGACCACGACGACCGTCACCTCGGTGTAGAGCGGGATCGCGCTGAGGGCCGTCCGGTCGATCGGAAGCCGCACGAACCCGGCGTCGGCGCCGCGCGCCCGCAGGACGTCGGGGGCCTCGACGGGGTCCACCGTGATGAGGGTCAGCGGGACGTCGGGCAGCCGCTCGTTCCAGATCCGCACCCACTTGCTGGGCGTCACCCCCGGAACATAGGCGAGCCGGAACGAAGGAGGTACTTCCGAGCCTGTCACCCGCCCAGATTACCGGTCGTGGTCGGAGGTATCGCACACGCTCGCTACTCTTGACACCATGACGTCGCACCAGACCACCCAGACGATGAAGCCCGCGACCGCGGCGAAGAAGCTGGGTGTGTACCTCGAAGCCACACCCGCAGAGTTCCAGGAGGGTGTCGTTTCGCGCACCGAGTTGAGTGCGCTGCAGGCCGATCCGCCCCAGTGGCTGCAGGAGCTGCGACGCAACGGCCCGCACCCCCGGCCGGTGGTCGCGGCGAAGCTGGGCGTCTCCATCGCCGGCCTCGCGCGCGGCGGGATCACCGACGCGCTGACCACGGCCGAGATCGACGCCCTGAAGACCGAGAACCCCGAGTGGCTGCAGAAGGAGCGCACCACGCAGGCGGAGGTCCGCAAGGAGGCCGTCCGCATCAAGGAGAAGCAGGCGGAGAAGGCCGAGCGCGCGCAGAAGCAGCAGCCGAACGCCTGATCCCCAGAGGCACACGCGTCACACCACGTGACACCGCGGGTCCCCGGCGACGTGATCGCCGGGGACCTCTGCGTTCTCCCCGCGCCGTGGCGGCATAGAACCGTGCCCGTCCGTGTTGCGATTCGTTGGTGGGTTGGTTGACCTTTCAACGCCGAAGGCAGGTGCGTGACGCCATGACCGACATCGACTGGGATCACCCGAAGGACCCTAAGACGGGCTGGGCGCTGGACCACGTCAAGCAGTACGTCAGCTCGGACGGAGCCGAGGGGCACCACTGGAACGGCACCCAGACACTGCTGCTCACCACCGTGGGCCGGGTCTCGGGCAACCCCGTGCGGACCCCGCTCATCTACGGTGAGGACGACGGGCGCTACTTCATCGTCGCCTCGTACGGCGGGGCGCCCGATCACCCGCTCTGGTACAAGAACCTCACCTCGCACCCGGAGGTCCGCATCCAGGTCGGCCCGAAGGTCATGCAGGGCACTGCCCGTACGGCCACGCCCGAGGAGCGCACCGCGTACTGGCCGCTGATGGTGAAGCACTGGCCGTCGTACGACGAGTACCAGGCCAAGACCGACCGGGAGATCCCGATCGTGGTGATCGAGCCGGCGGGGGCGCGGGCCTGAGGCCTGCGTCCGCCCTGAGGCCTACGTCTGCGGCAGGCGCTCCAGGACCGCCATCGCCGCGTTGTGGCCGGGCACTCCGCTGACCCCGCCGCCGCGGACCGCGCCCGCCCCGCACAGCAGCACGTTGGGGTACGGCGTCTCCACTCCCCACCGGGATCCGTCCGTCCCGTCCCCGTACGGCCAGGACAGGTCCCGGTGGAAGATGTGGCCGCCGGGCAGCCGCAGTTCGCGCTCCAGGTCCAGCGGGGTCTTGGCCTCGATGCAGGGCCGCCCGTCGGCGTCGAGGGCGAGGCATTCGGTGATCGGCTCGGCCAGGTGCGCGTCGAGCTGCGCGAGGGTGGCCGTCAGGAGCACCTCGCGGACCCCGTGGTCGTCCTTCTCGAACAGCCGGGCCGGGGTGTGCAGGCCGAACAGCGTGAGCGTCTGGTAGCCCTGCTCCACCAGCTCCGGCCCCAGGATCGACGGGTCGGTCAGCGAATGGCAGTAGATCTCCGAGGGCGGTACGGAGGGCAGTTCGCCGGAGGCCGCCTCGGCGTGGGCGCGGCGGAGCTCCTCGTACCCCTCGGCGATGTGGAAGGTGCCGCCGAACGCCTCGCGGGGATCGACGGAGGTGTCCCGCAGCCGGGGCAGCCGCCGCAGCAGCATGTTGACCTTGAGCTGCGCGCCCTCGGCGGGGGCCGGCGCGCTCTCCCCGAGGAACCCGGCCAGTGCCTGGGGCGAGGCGTTGACCAGCACGTTCCGGGCGACGACCCGCCCCTCCCCGGTCGCGGTCCGGAAGGTCACCTCCGCCGGAGCCGCCGCGTCCGTGTCGATCCGCAGCACCTCGTGTCCGGTGGCGATCTCGGCCCCGGCGTCCCGCGCGGCCGTGGCCAGGGCGTCGGTGAGCGCGCCCATCCCGCCGACCGGGACGTCCCAGTCACCGGTGCCGCCGCCGATCACGTGGTAGAGGAAGCAGCGGTTCTGCGCCAGCGAGGGGTCGTGGGCGTCCGCGAAGGTGCCGATCAGGCCGTCCGTGAGGACCACGCCCCGTACCAGGTCGTCGGTGAAGTTCCGCTCCACGGCCTGCCCGAGCGGCTCCTCGAACAGCATCCGCCAGGCCGCCTCGTCGTCGATCCGGGCCCGAAGTTGCGCCCGCGTGGGGAGCGGCTCGGTCAGCGTCGGGAACACCTTGCGGGCGACCCGGCCGGTGGTCCCGTAGAAGGCCCGCCAGCTCTCGTACTCCCGCTCCGAGCCGGTCAGCCGCGCGAAGGACTCCCTGGTCCGCGTCTCGTCGGCGCCGACGAGCAGCCCGCCGGGCCGGCCGTCGCGCTCGGTGGGCGTGTACGAGGAGACCGTGCGCCTGCGTACCTCGAAGCGGAGTCCGAGCTCGCGGACGATCTTCGACGGGAGCAGCGAGACCAGGTAGGAGTAGCGCGAGAGCCGGGCGTCCACGCCCGCGAAGGGGCGGGTGGAGATGGCGGCCCCGCCCGTGTGACCGAGGCGCTCCAGGACCAGGACGGACTTGCCCGCCCGGGCCAGGTACGCGGCGGCGACCAGGCCGTTGTGCCCGCCCCCCACGATCACCGCGTCGTACACGTCGGAGCCGAACGTGTCGGAGCCGAATGCGCCAGAACCGGAGCCGTGCGAGGCCGATGCCGAGGTCGTCATGGCTCTTGGTAACACACCTGGCCCAGCCGCTCCAGACAGTGTGCCTCGTCGGCGTGGGCCGCGACCGTCTCGGGATGCTCGTCGCCGAGGGACCGTTCGCGAATGCCGGAGAGTTCCCGGTACACGGGCAGCGCCTCGTGCCAGCGCCCGAGCCGGCCGAGCCCCACGGCGAGTTCGCGGCGGCTGACGAGGGTGTCGGGGTGCTCGGCGCCGAGCGCCTTCGCCCGCGCCTCGGCCACCTCGCGGGCCTCGGTCACGGCCTCCTCCCAGCGCTCCAGCCGGCCCAGGTTGACGCCGAGGACGTGCCGGGCGCGCAGCGTCTCCGGGTCGCCGGCCCCGTAGGCCCGGGTGCGGTCGCGGACCAGGACCCGGAACAGGTCGAGGGCCTCGGCGGCGCGGCCGGTGCGGCCGAGCGCGATGCCGATCTCGTAGCGGGCGGCGAGGGCGTCGGGGTGGTCCCGGCCCAGGACGCGTTCCCGTACGTCGGCCACCTCGCGGAACGCGCCCAGCGCCTCGTCCCAGCGGCCGAGCCGGCCCAGGGCGTAGGCGACCTCGTACCGGGTGAGCAGTGTGTCCGCGTGCTCGGGGCCGAGGACGGCCGCCCGGTCGGCGGCCACGTCGGCGGCGGTGCGCAGGGCGTGCTCGTACCGGCCGAGGGCGCCCATGGCGCAGGCCAGGTTGTGGCGGCAGCGCAGGGTGTCGGGGTGGCGCGGGCCCATGGTCCGGACACGGGCGGCGAGTACCGCGCCGTAGATCTCGTACGCCTCGTGGTGGCGGCCGAGCCGGCCCTGTTCGTACGCCTCCTCTTGGCGCGCGGCGAGGGTGTCGGGGTGGTCCGGGCCGAGCACGCGGGCCCGCCCGGCGGCCACGGTCGCGTACAGGGCGAGGGCCTCCTCGGGGCGGCCGGCGCGGCTGAGGGTGAACGCGCGGGTGTGCCCGGCGGCGAGGGCGTCGGGGTGGTCGGGGTGGGCCGGGTCGGGGCCCGGGGCGCGCGGCAGCCCGTAGGCGGCGGTCAGGCGCGGGTCCTCGGCGGCGGCGGGCCGCAGGATCCGGTGCGGCCCGCCAGCGCGCGGGGCGCCGCTGACGCGGGGCGCGCCGACGGCCCGGGCGGCGGTCCAGGAGCCGGTGAGGACGGCCCATTCGCCGCTGGCGGGACGGGCGTCGATGCCCGCCTTGCGGCCGGCGGTCATGCCCTGGGCCCAGTCGGGCAGCGGGGCCTGGGCGCCGGGCAGGCCGCCGGGGCCGAGGCGGGCCTCGACGAGCCTGCGGTGCAGGTCGCGGGCGTCGCCGGGGCGGTCCTCTGGGTGCTTGGCCAGCAGGTCCAGGACGGCCTGCTCGACGTACTCCGGCAGCTCGGGGCGGTGTTCGCGCAGCGGTACGGGGGTGTTGTCGCGGTGGCCGACCAGGACGGACCAGGAGTCGCCGAGGTCGAAGGGCGGGGCGCCGGTGGCGATCTCGTACAGCACGCAGCCGAGGGAGTAGAGGTCGCTGCGGTGGTCGACCTCGCCGCCCGCGATCTGCT
This genomic window contains:
- a CDS encoding calcium:proton antiporter, giving the protein MSTATSKSPLTDWTLVVPVVALVALIFSWGRDLPSGVVALVAVCLGGAVLAAVHHAEVVALRVGEPFGSLVLAVAVTVIEVALIVTLMADGGPKTSSLARDTVFAAVMITCNGIVGLSLLVGALRNRVAVFNAEGSGAALATVATLAVLSLVLPTFTTSKPGPEFSTAQLAFAAVASLCLYGVFIAVQTVRHRDYFLPVDTGAAQSRPAGAGAASPGPEDEGHADPPSARDALISLGLLLVALVAVVGDAKAVSPTIEAGVASAGLPGAVVGVIIALLVLAPETLAAVRAARRDRVQTSLNLAYGSAIASIGLTIPAIALASIWLSGPLLLGLGPIHMVLLALTVVVSALTIVPGRATLLQAGVHIVLLAAYLFLAVSP
- a CDS encoding acyl-CoA synthetase produces the protein MSVTSAEEQAPNGFWAQAAADPGRTVLIAPDGEEWSAGRLHADVNRLVHGLRAAGMEPGDVFAVVLPNGVEFFTAYLAASQAGFYLVPVNHHLVGPEIAWIVSDSGAKVLIAHERFADAATDAADEAGLPASHRYAVGQVAGFRPYGELLDGQPATAPEDRTLGWVMNYTSGTTGRPRGIRRPLPGKLPEETYLGGFLGIFGIRPFDGNVHLVCSPLYHTAVLQFAGASLHIGHPLVLMDKWTPAQMLRLIDTHACTHTHMVPTQFHRLLALPQETKDAHDVSSMRHAIHGAAPCPDHVKRAMIDWWGSCVEEYYAASEGGGAFATAEDWLKKPGTVGKAWPISELAIFDDDGNRLPPGELGTVYIKMRTGGFSYHKDEVKTRGNRIGDFFTVGDLGLMDEEGYLFLRDRKIDMIISGGVNIYPAEIESALLTHPAVADAAAFGIPHADWGEEVKAVIEPAEGFAASAALAAEILHHCERQLAGYKRPRTVDFIETMPRDPNGKLYKRRLRDPYWEGRERAM
- a CDS encoding nitronate monooxygenase; amino-acid sequence: METELSKKLGVEHAIFGFTPFPAVAAAITRAGGLGVLGAVRYTAPDDLKRDLDWMQEHTDGKPYGLDVVMPAKKAVDGISEADIEAMIPAGHREFVRDILAKHHVPELAEGEASGWRITGWMEQVARNQLDVAFDYPIKLLANALGSPPADVIARAHDHGVLVAALAGSAKHARRHAEAGIDIVVAQGYEAGGHTGDIATMVLVPEIAEAVAPLPVLAAGGIGSGEQIAAGLALGAQGAWLGSLWLTTTEADLHSRALTEKLLAAGSGDTVRSRALTGKPARQLRTEWTDAWDDPDGPGALPMPLQGLLVAEAVSRIQKYEVQPLLGTPVGQIVGRMNSERDVQAVFDDLTSGFERAIDRINRIAGRA
- a CDS encoding serine hydrolase; the encoded protein is MDGVTGAVGNGGEGGNGSGRGKAATPAPADPPAGTWTSADAGRSTSTPTGTGTSLTAGTGTSTPVGTGTPAGTGAGAGAAGVRAPGLSRRRLGARLLALGGVLVLHAALPGSAGAAGSPAERRALQGLRLRYGSARQAGLLDAHLEGVADEARRFLGPSPEHPYYAGAVVLAGRGRTVALHRAMGHAVRYAEYDGRTDRVREFPEAERIPMAEDTVFDLASLTKLFTSILAVQQMERGRLELEAPVVRYLPEFTGGGKEAVTVRQLLTHTSGLRSWAPFYQQPTREAQLRLLWSVRPQDTPGTVYRYSDLNLISLQLLLERITGRTLDALLHDEITAPLGMHRTRYNPPLSWRRVTAATEVQRPPWSGLDRGLVWGEVHDENAYALGGVAGHAGVFGTAWDLAVLARALLDGGVYAGKRILRPASVELLFTDYNTAFPGDDHGLGFELYQHWYMGAMATPHSAGHTGFTGTSIVLDPSTDSFLVLLGNSVHPVRTWRAGSAPRVAVGNRFARAVPVRTRHGGPAWFSGITPGGSGTLTLPPVAPATGAARLRCAVWWDTVPGEGSFHLEASADGATWEPLPFSTVRTTGGTPEQWPSGSAGGWSGRMWHRLEAPLPSWAGREVRLRFRHTATGRYVGRGIYVDVVRVAEPARLLFAEDRPRDAARVEATGWTKSAD
- a CDS encoding LysR substrate-binding domain-containing protein, whose product is MTGSEVPPSFRLAYVPGVTPSKWVRIWNERLPDVPLTLITVDPVEAPDVLRARGADAGFVRLPIDRTALSAIPLYTEVTVVVVPKDHVVAAVEEISTEDLADEIVLHPMDDTLDWERLPGKPAIERPATTADAIELVAAGIGVLVVPQSLARLHHRKDLTYRPVSDAPESRVALSWLEDETTDLVEEFIGIVRGRTVNSSRGRGKPPAPATESKAKRPDQGAGARRKPAGGKATGKSTGKNPRGGSGGSGGSGGAKGAKGVKGGGARRGKPRGRG
- a CDS encoding DUF5997 family protein, which codes for MTSHQTTQTMKPATAAKKLGVYLEATPAEFQEGVVSRTELSALQADPPQWLQELRRNGPHPRPVVAAKLGVSIAGLARGGITDALTTAEIDALKTENPEWLQKERTTQAEVRKEAVRIKEKQAEKAERAQKQQPNA
- a CDS encoding nitroreductase family deazaflavin-dependent oxidoreductase translates to MTDIDWDHPKDPKTGWALDHVKQYVSSDGAEGHHWNGTQTLLLTTVGRVSGNPVRTPLIYGEDDGRYFIVASYGGAPDHPLWYKNLTSHPEVRIQVGPKVMQGTARTATPEERTAYWPLMVKHWPSYDEYQAKTDREIPIVVIEPAGARA
- a CDS encoding NAD(P)/FAD-dependent oxidoreductase produces the protein MTTSASASHGSGSGAFGSDTFGSDVYDAVIVGGGHNGLVAAAYLARAGKSVLVLERLGHTGGAAISTRPFAGVDARLSRYSYLVSLLPSKIVRELGLRFEVRRRTVSSYTPTERDGRPGGLLVGADETRTRESFARLTGSEREYESWRAFYGTTGRVARKVFPTLTEPLPTRAQLRARIDDEAAWRMLFEEPLGQAVERNFTDDLVRGVVLTDGLIGTFADAHDPSLAQNRCFLYHVIGGGTGDWDVPVGGMGALTDALATAARDAGAEIATGHEVLRIDTDAAAPAEVTFRTATGEGRVVARNVLVNASPQALAGFLGESAPAPAEGAQLKVNMLLRRLPRLRDTSVDPREAFGGTFHIAEGYEELRRAHAEAASGELPSVPPSEIYCHSLTDPSILGPELVEQGYQTLTLFGLHTPARLFEKDDHGVREVLLTATLAQLDAHLAEPITECLALDADGRPCIEAKTPLDLERELRLPGGHIFHRDLSWPYGDGTDGSRWGVETPYPNVLLCGAGAVRGGGVSGVPGHNAAMAVLERLPQT
- a CDS encoding serine/threonine-protein kinase produces the protein MAESRLIQGRYRSLDLIGRGGMGEVWRARDESLGRQVAVKCLKPVGAEQDAHFTQVLRERFRREARVAASLQHRGVTVVHDFGDDSAAGGPLYLVMELLEGRNLSQLMEDNEARPLPVDVVVDIAEQLAAALGYTHDQGVVHRDLKPANIMRLTDGTVKICDFGIARLAHDIGFTAKLTGGSMAMGTPHYMSPEQIAGGEVDHRSDLYSLGCVLYEIATGAPPFDLGDSWSVLVGHRDNTPVPLREHRPELPEYVEQAVLDLLAKHPEDRPGDARDLHRRLVEARLGPGGLPGAQAPLPDWAQGMTAGRKAGIDARPASGEWAVLTGSWTAARAVGAPRVSGAPRAGGPHRILRPAAAEDPRLTAAYGLPRAPGPDPAHPDHPDALAAGHTRAFTLSRAGRPEEALALYATVAAGRARVLGPDHPDTLAARQEEAYEQGRLGRHHEAYEIYGAVLAARVRTMGPRHPDTLRCRHNLACAMGALGRYEHALRTAADVAADRAAVLGPEHADTLLTRYEVAYALGRLGRWDEALGAFREVADVRERVLGRDHPDALAARYEIGIALGRTGRAAEALDLFRVLVRDRTRAYGAGDPETLRARHVLGVNLGRLERWEEAVTEAREVAEARAKALGAEHPDTLVSRRELAVGLGRLGRWHEALPVYRELSGIRERSLGDEHPETVAAHADEAHCLERLGQVCYQEP